The Gouania willdenowi chromosome 20, fGouWil2.1, whole genome shotgun sequence genome window below encodes:
- the LOC114454221 gene encoding phosphoribosyltransferase domain-containing protein 1-like, with protein MMKRRIVIKDEWPGHSVDLFTYPEHYHDDIESVYIPHGVIMDRIECLASSIQQDFEDHLVVLCVLKGGYKFCSDLVDFIKVLGRNSGKYLETRVEFIRLKSYLNDRSTEELHIIGSPDLSFLRGKSVLIVEAMIDTGKTMTALLKHVVTFEPKMVKVAGLLVKRIPNMAETLLDYVGFEIPNLFVVGYALDYNEYFRDLNHICVISRTGKLKYKV; from the exons ATGATGAAAAGAAGAATTGTG ATTAAAGACGAGTGGCCTGGACACAGTGTGGACCTGTTCACCTACCCAGAACATTACCATGACGACATAGAGAGTGTTTACATCCCTCATGGAGTCATTATGGACAG GATCGAGTGCCTGGCCTCCTCCATCCAGCAGGACTTTGAGGACCACCTGGTGGTTCTGTGTGTTCTAAAGGGAGGGTACAAGTTCTGTTCAGACCTGGTCGACTTCATCAAAGTTCTGGGTCGTAACTCAGGAAAATACCTGGAGACCAGGGTGGAGTTCATACGCCTCAAGAGTTACCTG aACGATCGATCTACTGAAGAACTTCACATCATTGGAAGTCCAGATCTGTCGTTTCTACGAGGAAAG AGCGTGCTCATCGTGGAG GCCATGATCGACACAGGTAAAACCATGACGGCTCTCCTGAAGCATGTGGTGACCTTTGAACCCAAGATGGTGAAAGTGGCAGG GCTGCTGGTGAAGAGAATTCCCAACATGGCAGAGACACTATTAGACT ATGTTGGATTTGAAATCCCAAACCTATTCGTGGTCGGCTACGCCCTGGATTACAATGAATACTTCCGTGACCTGAAC caCATCTGTGTCATAAGCAGAACGGGAAAGCTCAAGTACAAAGTTTGA